Sequence from the Zeugodacus cucurbitae isolate PBARC_wt_2022May chromosome 2, idZeuCucr1.2, whole genome shotgun sequence genome:
tgcttataataatttttcaaaatcatgaaaataatataattcacTTTTAAGTGATTTGCGAAACCTCTCAAATACATATTGATTTGTTCGTatggacaaaattaaaaaaataaaccccTTACAATTTTTGAAGTTGACTACCTTTTCAGTTTcttgaaatgttttcatttgaatttcacTTTGTTACGACATTCTATAACGGTAGAAATGTCACCGGAAGCCGCCATATTTTTCACTTCATTGTCAACTCAACACACTCGATCAGAGCCAAGCGTCaagttattgaaaaatttgaaatctaaaaaattaatttctttatagaAAATGGATTCAATAATTTCGAATGCTGACGATGCCGATCAATATCGCTACATATCCCATGTCGATTTCATACGGATACTGCGTGATAAATACAAAGAAGGTACCAAAAACACTTTTGAAAGCATAAAGGCACAAGTTGAGCAGGAGTGcgagaagaaaaaacaaaaaggtaCGCGTATTGGCAATTTATAAACTATTACAGTTATGCACTGAAACCGTCTTTGCAGCGGAGAAAGCTACAGAGTTACTTAGTCATTGTCGTCAAGCTTTAAGCCAATTGGATGAACAACACGAAATGATTGAGAAAACACTTAAACAACACACTAAATTGGGCAAAAAGCTGAATGAACAAATACGTCAACAGAAGGATAGCCTAACCAATGACGAAACAGCAATGCGACAACTGCTTCATGAACTGAGGACACATAACGCATAACTAGTCTAGTTTACTATaatgtttatatgaaaaattactCAGAATATATAAGAATTCTGTAACTA
This genomic interval carries:
- the LOC105213313 gene encoding uncharacterized protein LOC105213313; protein product: MDSIISNADDADQYRYISHVDFIRILRDKYKEGTKNTFESIKAQVEQECEKKKQKAEKATELLSHCRQALSQLDEQHEMIEKTLKQHTKLGKKLNEQIRQQKDSLTNDETAMRQLLHELRTHNA